One window from the genome of Synechococcus sp. PROS-7-1 encodes:
- a CDS encoding glycosyltransferase, with product MLRKSILLVAPLDFTVSLCCKWLIIKFIEKGFEVHVLAPRSQQHIYSENIRSYGATYHPVKMNRHFNIYDDFKYLFAIFSKLISLRSSLCFCVCTKPNIYGPIAANIVGTPSCISIWGRGTLFLDSKNKIRHAYRFLGNILYRLAFNLSSFAWLTNPNDYDYFLKEGIANESKSLLTKNYVDEDIYKITPTLKDRGRKFKEKLGLKNEDFVVVLVGRMIWPKGIQQFYDSAVKCYDFNEKIKFLLVGALEFTSPDAVASEVILDMEKLPNFSWLGFRENILDIYACSNIAVLPSYYREGGYPRALTEPMSMQIPVIGLNTEDCRGPISHNFNGYLVEKGDSEALASYIIELYEDRAKLKKMGYNARATIEESFSEKKIVNPVVERAIDCI from the coding sequence ATGCTTAGAAAAAGTATTTTACTTGTTGCGCCACTCGATTTTACCGTATCATTATGCTGTAAATGGCTTATTATAAAATTCATTGAAAAAGGATTTGAAGTTCATGTACTTGCGCCGAGATCTCAACAACATATATATAGTGAGAATATTAGGTCTTACGGAGCCACTTATCACCCTGTGAAAATGAATAGACATTTTAATATATACGACGATTTTAAGTACTTATTTGCTATTTTCTCAAAGCTTATCTCTTTAAGATCATCGCTTTGTTTTTGTGTATGTACGAAGCCCAATATTTATGGTCCTATTGCTGCAAATATAGTGGGAACTCCGTCTTGTATCTCTATATGGGGTAGAGGCACGCTTTTCCTGGATTCAAAAAATAAGATCAGACATGCTTACCGATTTCTAGGAAATATTCTTTACAGATTAGCATTTAATCTTTCTTCGTTTGCTTGGCTTACAAACCCTAATGACTATGATTACTTTTTGAAGGAGGGTATTGCTAATGAATCAAAATCTTTGCTGACAAAAAATTATGTTGATGAAGATATATATAAAATTACCCCTACATTAAAAGATAGAGGCAGGAAGTTCAAAGAAAAACTTGGCTTGAAAAACGAAGATTTTGTGGTAGTGCTTGTTGGCCGCATGATTTGGCCAAAAGGAATACAACAATTCTACGATTCAGCTGTAAAGTGCTATGATTTTAACGAAAAAATTAAATTTCTTCTTGTAGGCGCGCTAGAATTTACAAGTCCTGATGCAGTTGCTAGTGAAGTAATACTGGATATGGAAAAGCTTCCTAATTTTTCATGGTTAGGATTTAGAGAAAATATATTGGATATATACGCCTGCTCAAATATTGCTGTTTTACCTTCATACTATAGAGAAGGCGGTTACCCAAGAGCTTTGACAGAGCCAATGTCAATGCAAATACCGGTAATCGGTTTAAATACTGAGGATTGCAGGGGACCAATCTCTCACAATTTTAATGGTTACTTAGTAGAAAAAGGTGATTCAGAGGCTCTGGCCAGCTATATTATCGAGCTTTATGAGGACAGGGCAAAATTGAAAAAAATGGGGTACAATGCTAGGGCTACGATTGAAGAATCATTTAGCGAAAAAAAGATTGTGAACCCAGTCGTAGAAAGAGCTATTGACTGTATATAG
- a CDS encoding DegT/DnrJ/EryC1/StrS aminotransferase family protein produces MKIPFFDYKKYCKELPYADLVSETLSSGYLIGGPAISKFEEEIVNYTGIKHCITVGNATDAMEIIFDFLDLPKGSEVIVPAHTMIATASAAVSAGLKVKPIDVNFRYGLLTSKELSNVNLSNVSACMITQLNGICSDMDEIMNLLRSNSVPLVEDSAQGIGSFYKGTHAGGFGVGGCLSFYPAKVLGCLGDGGAIITNNDDLASYAYSVRDHGRGVDLQPLYWGRNSRLDSLNANILLTRLLNIDYYIEKRRRLASLYDNNLSALQDQGVLKLPAKHSVASDNPSTYQNYEVLAEKSSDLMAFLKDKGIGTIRQWGGFSIAHLRNLGFNIDNYPRTLDQFDRMFLLPMNHMLEEEEIIYITQSITEFYGA; encoded by the coding sequence ATGAAAATCCCTTTTTTTGACTATAAAAAGTATTGCAAAGAACTACCATACGCAGATCTTGTTTCTGAAACATTAAGTTCGGGCTATTTGATAGGTGGACCTGCAATATCTAAATTTGAAGAAGAAATCGTAAATTATACTGGAATTAAACATTGCATCACAGTCGGCAATGCAACTGATGCAATGGAAATAATCTTTGATTTTCTTGATTTACCCAAAGGCTCTGAAGTTATAGTACCAGCCCACACTATGATAGCAACAGCTTCAGCAGCTGTTTCCGCCGGCCTAAAAGTTAAACCTATAGACGTAAATTTTCGCTATGGATTGTTGACTAGCAAGGAGTTATCGAATGTAAATCTTAGCAATGTATCAGCCTGTATGATTACACAACTAAACGGTATTTGTTCAGATATGGATGAAATAATGAATCTTTTGAGGTCTAACTCAGTCCCCTTAGTTGAAGATTCTGCCCAAGGTATAGGATCTTTTTATAAAGGTACTCATGCAGGTGGTTTTGGAGTAGGTGGATGTCTATCTTTTTATCCTGCAAAAGTTTTAGGGTGTTTAGGTGATGGGGGAGCTATAATTACTAATAATGATGATTTGGCTTCATATGCTTACAGCGTAAGAGATCATGGCCGTGGCGTAGATCTTCAGCCTCTTTATTGGGGGAGGAACAGTAGACTTGATAGTCTTAATGCAAATATTTTGTTAACAAGGTTGTTGAATATTGATTACTATATTGAAAAGCGTCGCCGGCTTGCATCTCTATATGATAATAATCTTTCTGCCTTGCAGGACCAAGGCGTTCTTAAGTTGCCGGCCAAACACTCAGTTGCCAGTGATAATCCTTCTACGTATCAAAATTATGAAGTACTTGCAGAAAAAAGTAGTGACTTGATGGCTTTTCTTAAAGATAAAGGTATCGGAACAATACGACAGTGGGGTGGATTTTCTATAGCTCATTTAAGAAACTTAGGCTTTAATATAGACAATTATCCGCGTACATTAGACCAATTTGATCGAATGTTTTTACTGCCCATGAACCATATGCTTGAAGAAGAAGAAATTATATATATCACGCAATCAATCACTGAATTCTATGGGGCATAA
- a CDS encoding transketolase, translating to MDSLTLSKKIRLQALNMCSKGKSSHIGSILSCADILAVLYSNFINYDVVNPKSQSRDRFVMSKGHAGAGLYATLACLGFVDTSILNTHYQNGSYLSGHVCHKLFPGIEVSTGSLGHGLPISCGIAQALKLQKSDSNVYVLMSDGELDEGSNWEAFLYSSHHRLDNLYVFIDRNFLQSIESTEETLALEPLTSKFESFGWYVATLDGHSHEDLSVNIQKSALIKDKPKIFICNTIKGKGVDFMENKVLWHYRSPSANELSLATDLLS from the coding sequence ATGGATTCTCTCACTCTTTCAAAAAAAATACGTTTACAAGCACTAAATATGTGCTCAAAGGGTAAATCATCGCACATTGGCTCTATTCTTTCTTGTGCTGATATATTGGCTGTACTTTATTCGAATTTCATCAATTATGACGTAGTAAATCCTAAATCCCAATCTAGAGATAGGTTTGTGATGAGTAAGGGACACGCAGGCGCCGGTTTGTATGCTACTTTAGCGTGTCTAGGTTTTGTTGATACATCTATATTAAATACTCACTATCAAAATGGTTCTTATCTTTCGGGTCATGTGTGTCATAAATTATTTCCAGGTATAGAGGTCTCTACAGGTTCACTAGGTCATGGCTTGCCAATATCATGTGGTATTGCGCAGGCCTTAAAGTTACAAAAATCAGATTCAAATGTTTATGTTCTCATGAGTGACGGAGAATTAGATGAAGGATCAAATTGGGAAGCATTTTTATATTCTTCGCACCATCGACTTGACAATTTATATGTATTTATTGATAGAAATTTTCTTCAGAGCATTGAATCTACTGAAGAGACCTTAGCTTTAGAGCCGTTGACATCTAAATTTGAATCTTTTGGATGGTATGTTGCAACACTTGATGGCCATTCCCACGAAGATTTAAGTGTTAATATTCAAAAATCAGCGCTCATAAAAGATAAACCCAAGATATTTATATGCAATACTATTAAGGGTAAAGGTGTTGATTTCATGGAAAACAAAGTCCTTTGGCATTATAGATCTCCGTCCGCAAACGAACTTAGTCTAGCTACTGATTTGCTATCATGA
- a CDS encoding sugar transferase produces MKNILERLLAFVVLFLLTPLLSVFLLLIFLEDPSSSPIYVQQRVGKHGKLFRLYKLRSMRPLKSVNFTSTSSKDPRILKTGRIIRKIKLDEIPQLVNIIFGTMSFVGPRPNVQVDVDLYTPYERTLLQYLPGITDPSSIIFSDESSILEPYSSPDLAYNKLIRPWKNVFALRYFKDNTSLTDFLVIILTFMSGINRVNALRLVSKILKCPSNSIYSNVAKRSIPLEQVIIDPPVSASSISW; encoded by the coding sequence ATGAAAAATATTCTTGAACGACTTCTTGCGTTTGTTGTTTTATTTTTGCTGACCCCGTTGCTTTCTGTATTTTTGTTGTTAATATTTTTAGAAGATCCCTCTTCATCACCTATTTATGTTCAGCAAAGGGTTGGTAAACACGGTAAATTATTTAGACTTTATAAGTTACGTTCAATGCGACCCTTGAAATCTGTAAACTTTACATCAACGAGTTCAAAAGATCCGCGAATCCTTAAAACGGGTAGAATAATTCGTAAAATCAAGTTAGACGAGATACCTCAACTTGTGAATATAATTTTTGGAACAATGTCTTTCGTAGGCCCTCGCCCAAATGTTCAGGTTGACGTGGATTTATATACCCCCTATGAGCGTACACTTTTACAATACTTGCCTGGAATAACCGACCCTTCTTCTATTATTTTTAGCGATGAGTCTTCTATTCTTGAGCCTTATTCATCCCCAGATTTGGCATACAATAAACTTATAAGGCCTTGGAAAAACGTCTTTGCGCTCCGTTATTTCAAAGACAATACTTCTTTAACAGATTTTCTAGTTATTATTCTTACTTTTATGTCAGGTATAAATAGAGTCAATGCACTTCGGCTCGTTTCGAAAATTCTTAAATGCCCTTCGAATTCTATCTACTCTAATGTTGCAAAAAGATCTATCCCACTTGAACAAGTAATCATAGATCCTCCCGTTTCAGCCTCGTCTATATCTTGGTAG
- a CDS encoding nucleoside-diphosphate sugar epimerase/dehydratase produces MSRSYSIGVAERAVRFPPRARRLLLIGIDALLLPLAVWLSFWLRLAHPLHPSFQSAGLWLIPAVLLVGLPLYALTGQYKGLTRYVGSRALYRLAGRNGLLVLLLAGTGVMLRLPMPPRSSWILLWLLLTGFTGAVRFALRDLLLSLRSVSQKQMVRVAIYGAGEAGAQLTAALRLAGNHQIVAFLDDAPSLWRRTINGFPIQPPQVLSEIQEQLDQVLLTIPSLPRSERRRIVAELQRQAIPVLQIPSVDDLTSGRARIDALRPVAIEDLLGRDPVPPVPELLGPGLRDAVVCVTGAGGSIGSELCRQILQLFPKTLILLESSEPSLYAVEQELRQQLPASVTLLPVLGSAADPALVQRLFAGHGVQTVFHAAAYKHVPLVEANPLAGLANNVGSTRVVCQAAVATGVSELVLISTDKAVRPTNVMGASKRLAELVLQASALELSQSAEGLGQPRTRLAMVRFGNVLGSSGSVVPLFRKQIAAGGPITLTHPEIIRYFMTISEAAQLVLQASTLAQGGDLFLLDMGEPVRIKDLAEQMVRLGGLSLRDAQNPSGDIEIVCTGLRPGEKLYEELLIDAESESTQHPLIFRAQERALPPDVLWPRLDALDAAISAQDVDGALALLAELVPEWQRGDGTRQP; encoded by the coding sequence TTGTCGCGTTCCTATTCGATTGGAGTCGCTGAGCGAGCTGTTCGCTTTCCGCCCAGGGCCCGCCGGCTGCTGCTGATCGGCATCGACGCTCTGCTGCTGCCATTGGCGGTGTGGCTCAGCTTTTGGCTGCGGCTGGCCCATCCGCTCCATCCCAGCTTTCAGTCTGCCGGGTTGTGGTTGATCCCAGCAGTGTTGCTGGTTGGCCTGCCGCTGTATGCCCTCACCGGGCAATACAAAGGCCTCACGCGCTACGTCGGTAGCCGTGCTCTTTACCGGCTTGCAGGTCGCAATGGTCTGTTGGTGCTGCTGTTGGCGGGCACCGGCGTGATGTTGCGTCTGCCGATGCCGCCCCGTAGCAGTTGGATTCTGCTCTGGTTGCTGCTCACCGGTTTCACCGGAGCGGTGCGGTTTGCCCTGCGTGATCTGCTCCTGTCGCTGCGGTCGGTGAGCCAAAAGCAAATGGTGCGTGTGGCCATCTACGGCGCCGGTGAGGCTGGTGCCCAGCTCACCGCTGCACTGCGCCTGGCTGGTAACCATCAGATCGTGGCTTTTCTCGATGATGCGCCGAGTCTCTGGCGGCGCACGATCAACGGCTTTCCGATTCAGCCGCCCCAGGTGCTGAGCGAGATCCAGGAGCAGCTCGATCAGGTGTTGCTGACGATTCCCTCGCTGCCCCGCAGTGAACGTCGCCGCATCGTGGCTGAGTTGCAACGCCAGGCGATCCCGGTGTTGCAGATCCCCTCAGTCGATGACCTCACCTCCGGCCGGGCTCGCATCGATGCACTCCGCCCCGTTGCCATTGAAGACCTGCTCGGCCGTGATCCCGTGCCGCCTGTGCCGGAGCTGCTCGGCCCTGGCTTGCGTGATGCGGTGGTGTGCGTCACCGGCGCCGGTGGTTCGATCGGTTCGGAGCTCTGCCGCCAGATCCTGCAGCTGTTTCCGAAAACGCTGATCCTGCTCGAGAGCAGCGAACCGTCGCTCTATGCCGTGGAGCAGGAGCTGCGCCAGCAGCTGCCTGCATCAGTGACCCTGCTGCCGGTGCTCGGTAGCGCCGCCGATCCGGCGCTGGTGCAACGGCTGTTTGCCGGCCATGGCGTGCAGACCGTGTTCCATGCCGCCGCCTACAAACACGTGCCCCTGGTGGAAGCGAACCCGCTGGCGGGCCTCGCCAACAACGTGGGCTCCACCCGGGTGGTCTGCCAGGCCGCGGTGGCGACGGGCGTCAGCGAACTGGTGCTGATCTCCACCGATAAGGCCGTGCGACCCACCAATGTGATGGGGGCCAGCAAGCGTTTGGCTGAGTTGGTGCTGCAGGCGTCGGCATTGGAGCTGTCCCAGAGTGCTGAGGGCCTTGGTCAGCCCCGCACCCGACTGGCGATGGTGCGTTTCGGGAATGTTCTGGGCTCGTCGGGTTCTGTGGTCCCCCTTTTTCGAAAGCAAATTGCCGCTGGCGGACCGATCACCCTCACCCACCCGGAGATCATTCGTTATTTCATGACGATCTCAGAGGCGGCCCAGCTTGTGCTGCAGGCTTCCACCCTCGCCCAGGGCGGTGATCTGTTCTTGCTCGATATGGGAGAACCGGTGCGCATCAAAGACCTGGCGGAGCAGATGGTGCGCCTCGGAGGTTTGTCGCTTCGTGATGCTCAGAATCCCAGCGGCGACATCGAGATTGTTTGCACTGGTCTGCGCCCCGGCGAGAAGCTTTATGAAGAACTTCTCATTGATGCTGAGTCTGAATCCACCCAACACCCCCTGATCTTCCGCGCCCAGGAACGGGCTCTGCCGCCAGACGTGCTCTGGCCTCGCCTCGATGCGCTCGACGCCGCGATCTCCGCCCAGGATGTGGACGGTGCCCTTGCTCTGCTGGCGGAGCTGGTTCCCGAGTGGCAGCGGGGGGATGGGACAAGACAGCCGTGA
- a CDS encoding TA system VapC family ribonuclease toxin, with protein MSGRVDLPDLNVWLALATADHKHHDHAVAYWESEAAEQVLFCTVTALGLVRLASQAKVMGAAVKSARDASELLRAFCQLEGVGMATPTSDGWDVFHELMTEGNHPARLCTDTYLAALAISNGWRLVSFDRDFERFAGLERLLLA; from the coding sequence ATGAGCGGCCGCGTAGACCTACCCGACCTGAACGTGTGGCTGGCATTAGCGACAGCCGATCACAAGCACCACGATCATGCGGTGGCCTACTGGGAGAGCGAAGCCGCTGAACAGGTGCTGTTCTGCACGGTGACGGCCCTGGGCTTGGTGCGCCTGGCAAGCCAAGCGAAGGTGATGGGCGCCGCGGTGAAAAGCGCCCGGGATGCCTCTGAGCTTCTGCGAGCGTTTTGCCAACTCGAGGGGGTGGGCATGGCGACACCAACGAGTGATGGCTGGGATGTCTTCCACGAGCTAATGACAGAGGGCAACCACCCGGCCCGCCTGTGCACCGACACCTACCTGGCAGCGCTGGCCATCAGCAATGGCTGGCGGCTTGTGAGCTTTGATCGCGACTTCGAGCGCTTCGCCGGCCTCGAACGACTCCTTCTGGCCTGA
- a CDS encoding N-acetylmuramoyl-L-alanine amidase: MAPTLYLHWTATGYDWIRPGHYHSIIGGDGRVHRLHAYSVDLPAHTYGRNRNSVALSCACMGGIPDPWTLPPTPAQLTSLCTEAAAIARSWGWQEGDISLQSVMTHAEAASNRDGRVMHDNYGPMIWGGSGERWDLLQLEKNGPSDGGEQLRQRIRALLCGDPSPTPAAPLLFKGETVIQARGADLAVQIDALGRSWALAADLLNRYEIPYVWDASLRRILIGALDVAPTYRDDAVQASVGWPLVELTLQTGNAPVILTGILRPGPSGDRAWCRVVEFAEEFGISVSYEPLVLAERRGG, from the coding sequence ATGGCTCCCACCTTGTATCTGCACTGGACGGCCACCGGTTACGACTGGATCCGGCCCGGGCACTACCACTCGATCATCGGCGGCGACGGCCGGGTACATCGGCTTCATGCCTACAGCGTGGATCTGCCCGCCCACACCTACGGCCGCAACCGCAACAGCGTCGCTCTCTCCTGCGCGTGCATGGGCGGCATCCCCGACCCCTGGACCCTGCCGCCCACTCCCGCTCAGCTCACCAGCCTCTGCACCGAAGCCGCCGCGATCGCCCGCAGCTGGGGCTGGCAGGAGGGAGACATCAGCCTGCAATCGGTGATGACCCACGCGGAAGCCGCCTCCAATCGCGATGGCCGCGTGATGCACGACAACTACGGGCCCATGATCTGGGGCGGCAGCGGCGAGCGCTGGGATCTGCTGCAGCTCGAGAAGAATGGCCCCAGCGACGGTGGCGAGCAGCTGCGCCAGCGCATCCGCGCCCTGCTGTGCGGTGATCCCTCACCCACGCCTGCCGCGCCCTTGCTCTTCAAGGGCGAGACCGTGATCCAGGCCCGTGGCGCCGATCTGGCGGTGCAGATCGACGCGCTGGGCCGCTCCTGGGCACTCGCCGCGGATTTGCTCAACCGCTACGAGATTCCCTACGTCTGGGATGCCAGCCTGCGCCGCATCCTGATCGGGGCCCTCGATGTGGCTCCCACCTACCGTGACGATGCCGTGCAGGCGTCGGTGGGATGGCCGTTGGTGGAACTCACCCTGCAGACCGGCAACGCCCCGGTGATCCTCACCGGCATCCTCCGCCCAGGCCCCAGCGGTGACCGCGCCTGGTGCCGGGTGGTGGAGTTCGCTGAGGAGTTTGGGATCTCCGTGAGCTACGAGCCTTTGGTGCTGGCTGAGCGCCGGGGAGGCTAG
- a CDS encoding HEPN domain-containing protein, whose product MNRSADWLHQAQADLAQASLSAGAGHHEWACFASHQAVEKALKALHLQQGQQSWGHGLGRSYRELPEAVVEQLAAAVTDLEDRLRVLDALYIPTRYPDSLPEGAPTDHFGRLQSSDAISHARALVEAIRLALASS is encoded by the coding sequence ATGAATCGTTCGGCGGATTGGTTGCATCAGGCCCAGGCGGATCTAGCCCAGGCCAGCCTCAGCGCAGGGGCGGGCCACCACGAATGGGCCTGCTTTGCCTCCCATCAGGCTGTTGAAAAGGCCTTGAAAGCTTTGCATCTTCAGCAGGGGCAGCAGAGCTGGGGCCACGGCTTGGGGCGGTCTTACCGGGAGCTGCCTGAGGCGGTTGTTGAGCAACTGGCCGCAGCGGTGACGGATCTGGAAGACCGCTTGCGGGTGCTGGATGCTCTATACATCCCCACGCGTTACCCCGATAGCCTGCCGGAAGGTGCCCCCACCGACCACTTCGGCCGCCTGCAAAGTTCAGACGCCATTAGCCATGCCCGTGCGCTCGTTGAAGCAATCCGTCTGGCGCTGGCCAGCTCCTGA
- a CDS encoding nucleotidyltransferase domain-containing protein — MRSLKQSVWRWPAPEQVLDDVQVWAQQQQRRVPSLQRLGVFGSYGRGTAAFGSDLDLILVDAQAKGGQIERLQQWPLADLPLSCDALVLTPSELEQRLNDGSRMAIELKRDLRWLL; from the coding sequence GTGCGCTCGTTGAAGCAATCCGTCTGGCGCTGGCCAGCTCCTGAGCAGGTCCTCGACGACGTGCAGGTCTGGGCACAGCAGCAGCAACGGCGGGTTCCAAGCCTGCAGCGCCTGGGTGTGTTTGGCAGTTACGGGCGTGGCACGGCCGCCTTTGGCAGCGACCTTGATCTGATCCTGGTCGATGCCCAGGCCAAAGGCGGTCAGATTGAGCGCCTGCAGCAGTGGCCGCTCGCCGACCTTCCCCTCAGTTGTGATGCCCTGGTGCTCACCCCTTCTGAACTGGAGCAACGCTTGAACGACGGTTCCCGCATGGCCATAGAGCTCAAGCGCGACCTGCGTTGGCTGCTCTGA
- a CDS encoding YdcF family protein, producing the protein MAYILSKLLPLALLPLGLSLILLLVGLLGRWRWPVITALLLLWVFSLGLVSQGLWRWLEAPWTRQPAAAAPSADAIVVLSGGRHPAPGPARVSEWHDPDRFLAGLDLFRAGKAPRLLFTGGSSPFRPGQPPEGERYLREAQQLGIPSAAMASTPPVVNTAEEAAAIAQLLPARAPILLVTSAFHMRRAQRLFERRGLVVQPFPVDFQARGAWAGPLWRDPTQWFPSARSLDDSSRALRELLGRIVYRVW; encoded by the coding sequence ATGGCCTACATCCTCAGCAAGCTTCTCCCCCTAGCACTGCTCCCCCTCGGCCTCAGTCTGATCCTGCTGCTGGTGGGTCTGCTCGGCCGTTGGCGCTGGCCCGTGATCACCGCCCTGCTGTTGCTGTGGGTGTTTTCTCTGGGGTTGGTGAGCCAGGGCCTCTGGCGTTGGCTGGAAGCCCCCTGGACCCGTCAGCCTGCTGCTGCGGCCCCCAGCGCCGATGCGATCGTGGTGCTCAGCGGCGGCCGCCATCCCGCCCCGGGCCCGGCCCGGGTGAGCGAGTGGCACGATCCCGATCGCTTCCTGGCCGGTCTCGATCTCTTCCGCGCCGGCAAGGCGCCGCGGTTGCTGTTCACCGGTGGGTCCAGTCCCTTCCGCCCCGGTCAGCCCCCGGAAGGTGAGCGCTACCTCCGCGAAGCCCAGCAGTTGGGCATTCCCTCTGCTGCCATGGCCAGCACGCCGCCGGTGGTCAACACCGCCGAGGAGGCGGCCGCCATTGCTCAGTTGCTGCCCGCGCGCGCGCCGATCCTCCTGGTCACCAGCGCCTTTCACATGCGCCGCGCCCAGCGCCTCTTCGAGCGCCGGGGCCTCGTGGTGCAGCCGTTTCCGGTGGATTTTCAGGCCCGCGGCGCCTGGGCGGGCCCCCTTTGGCGCGATCCCACCCAGTGGTTCCCAAGCGCCCGTTCCCTCGATGACAGCTCCCGGGCCTTGCGTGAACTGTTGGGCCGGATCGTCTACCGCGTGTGGTGA
- a CDS encoding HI0074 family nucleotidyltransferase substrate-binding subunit, producing MAESDVRWLQRLENYGRALGTLERAIQLAQTRALSELEQQGLIQAFEFTHELSWLLLKDFLVNQGVSGISGSRDAVREAVVRELLPAGTETTWMAMIRSRNLTSHSYNPAIAREIADLIVSQSIDALQANSFSS from the coding sequence ATGGCCGAGTCGGATGTGCGTTGGCTGCAGCGCCTCGAGAATTACGGACGAGCGCTCGGCACACTCGAACGCGCCATTCAGCTTGCTCAGACTCGAGCCTTGAGCGAGCTGGAACAACAGGGGTTGATCCAGGCGTTTGAATTCACCCATGAATTGAGCTGGTTGTTGCTCAAAGACTTTTTGGTGAATCAAGGCGTGAGTGGCATCAGCGGCTCCAGGGACGCCGTGCGTGAAGCGGTTGTGCGTGAGCTGCTGCCGGCGGGAACGGAAACCACCTGGATGGCCATGATCCGCAGCCGCAATCTCACCAGCCACAGCTACAACCCAGCGATCGCCAGAGAGATTGCCGACCTGATTGTGAGCCAGTCCATCGATGCGCTGCAGGCCAACAGCTTCTCAAGCTGA
- the hisS gene encoding histidine--tRNA ligase, with the protein MSQLQSLRGMVDLLPEQTRRWQAVEAVARDHFRRAGVEEIRTPLLEVTDLFARGIGEGTDVVGKEMYSFLDRGERSCTLRPEGTASVVRAAVQHGLLSQGAQKLWYAGPMFRYERPQAGRQRQFHQIGVECLGVSSARSDVEAIALAWDLLAALGVQGLELEINSLGTPEDRQHYRAQLVAWLQERVDQLDSDSQERLSTNPLRILDSKNKATQALLADAPTLLEALSPESAQRFEQVQALLGQLAIPFRVNTRLVRGLDYYGHTAFEITSDQLGAQATVCGGGRYDGLVEQLGGAATPAIGWALGMERLLLVLEAAANANPDGPAAQLTAPTPPTVYLVNRGEAAEAAALGLARNLRQAGIAVELDGSGAAFGKQFKRADRCGAPWALVVGDGEAEQGQVRLKALRGDAHEQTLAWADPRTDLPLLLNALQQR; encoded by the coding sequence GTGAGTCAGCTGCAGAGCCTGCGCGGCATGGTCGACCTGCTGCCGGAGCAGACCCGCCGCTGGCAGGCGGTGGAGGCTGTGGCCCGCGATCACTTCCGCCGGGCTGGGGTCGAGGAGATCCGCACGCCCCTGCTGGAGGTCACCGACTTGTTCGCCCGCGGCATCGGTGAGGGCACCGATGTGGTGGGCAAGGAGATGTATTCCTTCCTCGATCGCGGTGAGCGCTCCTGCACCCTGCGGCCGGAAGGCACGGCTTCGGTGGTGCGGGCAGCCGTGCAGCACGGTCTGCTCAGCCAGGGTGCCCAGAAGCTCTGGTACGCCGGGCCGATGTTCCGCTACGAGCGCCCCCAGGCCGGCCGCCAGCGCCAGTTCCATCAGATCGGTGTGGAGTGCCTGGGGGTGAGCAGTGCCCGCAGCGACGTGGAAGCGATCGCTCTCGCCTGGGATCTGCTTGCTGCCCTGGGCGTGCAAGGCCTGGAGCTGGAGATCAACAGTCTTGGCACCCCTGAGGATCGTCAGCATTACCGCGCCCAACTGGTGGCCTGGCTGCAGGAGCGCGTTGATCAGCTCGATTCGGATTCCCAGGAGCGCCTCAGCACCAACCCCTTGCGCATCCTCGACAGCAAAAACAAGGCCACCCAGGCTCTGTTGGCGGACGCCCCCACCTTGTTGGAGGCGTTGAGCCCCGAAAGTGCCCAGCGCTTCGAGCAGGTGCAGGCCCTGCTGGGTCAGCTGGCGATTCCCTTTCGCGTGAACACCCGGCTGGTGCGGGGCCTTGATTACTACGGCCACACCGCCTTTGAAATCACCAGCGATCAGCTCGGTGCCCAGGCCACCGTCTGTGGCGGGGGCCGTTACGACGGCCTGGTGGAACAACTTGGTGGTGCTGCCACGCCGGCGATCGGCTGGGCCCTGGGCATGGAGCGCTTGCTGCTGGTGCTCGAAGCTGCTGCCAACGCCAATCCTGATGGCCCCGCCGCGCAGCTCACCGCCCCCACACCACCCACGGTTTATTTGGTGAACCGCGGTGAGGCGGCCGAAGCGGCGGCCCTTGGTTTAGCTCGTAACTTGCGCCAGGCCGGTATCGCCGTGGAGCTCGACGGCTCCGGTGCCGCCTTCGGCAAGCAGTTCAAACGCGCTGATCGTTGCGGAGCTCCTTGGGCCCTGGTGGTCGGTGATGGCGAAGCCGAGCAGGGCCAGGTGCGCTTGAAGGCTCTTCGCGGTGACGCCCACGAGCAGACCCTGGCCTGGGCCGACCCCCGCACCGATCTGCCGCTGCTGCTCAACGCTCTTCAGCAGCGGTAA